A window of Pyrus communis chromosome 3, drPyrComm1.1, whole genome shotgun sequence genomic DNA:
cTTGGATCAGTTGGCGGCTAATTGCGTCCTAACAGTCGGACCATATTCTGTTGTTTTGTCAGATCTGGGATACAGCTGGCCAAGAACGATTCCAAAGCCTTGGTGTAGCATTTTACCGTGGTGCTGATTGCTGTGTTCTTGTGTATGATGTGAATTCAATGAAGTCATTTGATAACCTTAACAACTGGAGGGAAGAATTTCTCATTCAGGTGTGTCTGGTTTtttcactcttttcttccttaaGAATTGCATAACTTTCAAATTCTTCCTGTTAATGTCATTTTTTTTGGATAACTTACATTTCCATTTAGTAATAAAAATATAGGAATTGAACTTATGATGATGACGACGTCTTTTGCAGGCAAGTCCTTCAGATCCAGAAAACTTCCCATTTGTTGTTATTGGAAACAAAATTGATGTAGATGGTGGAAATAGTAGAGTGGTATGCATCCctaattggaaaagaaaattcatcttctctttctcttacacacacacacacgtagcTCTCGTGAACATCTGATTAACCATCCCATGTGCTTCAAGTCTACATgtcatttatttgtttattttccaGGTTTCAGAGAAAAAGGCTCGAGCTTGGTGTGCATCAAAAGGAAATATTCCATACTATGAAACCTCTGCTAAGGAAGGCATTAATGTGGAAGAAGCTTTCCAGTGCATAGCAACGGATGCTCTGAAGAGTGGGGAAGAGGAAGAAATGTAAGTTGAACTAGGAACATTATGCTAATGCACCTGAACATGCCGCTTGTGTTTTGATAGTTCATTTCATTTACTTGCATCACAAATTGAATCATCTAATACTAGGCAAATATTTTCCCACGGAATTGAACATAGGGGCAATGTGCCGGTTAGTTTTTGCAGATAACCTTTTTGATTTGGTTGGTTTCCTTAAAACTTAGTTTAACATTCTCAAATATAACAGCTGTCCCACTGACATATAAAATGtttcaaataatcaaaattgGTGTTGCATGATGTCCTTTCGTTTCATCTTATAGTTCTGTGAGTGCTATATTCTGGAAAACTTATGGTTAGTGTATATAGTAATGTACTTCATTCGCTAAACATTGGTATTAGCAAGTGTGAGGGTAGATATTCTGATTAATTCAACCCTTGAGAGTTATAATTTTTCCAGTGCTCATATGTtgatattcttttattttgcttCATTTAGATACTTGCCGGATACGATTGACGTTGGAAGCAGCAATCAGCCAAGGTCAAGCGGATGCGAATGTTAAATATTGTACCCGAATTCTTTTCCAGTAAAAAATAAGTCATCTTTGGAAGTATATTTATTGGTATGCATGGGGTGACACTGTACATTTGTGTTTGTGTGGGAAACAAATTGGTCTCCTCATCAGTGCTCTCTTTCAGCTAGGTTGTATGGTGCCTTTCCTTCCAAGTTATGTTTGATTTCAGCCCGTTGATATCCAATTATTGTTAGAACTGGTACGGTGTTGCAACATGTATTTTCAGGAGAATAATGCAGTTTTCATTAATCGTAATGAGTTTCGTGGATTGATTACACGTTTCTGGTTTGATGCCTATAATCTTAAATAGTTGATGACAGGCTTCTCTATTCCAAGAAATACTGAATGCCTGTCGGATCCTCTTAATGAAAAGTTCCGGCGTTATGATACGAACTCTGGCCAGAATTTGAGAGAATTTCCGGCTAGTCTGCAACACCCATCTCCCTGCCCAAACTAGATCTCTCATGTGGAATGGTTTACTTTACGGTCATGATAGCGTGAAAGGAACCCATTTTCCAATCCACCTTCACCACTTGGGCTAGCGAAAGGGGTTGtgccaatttttatttttttacgagaagttgcttttGTACATGGCTTTTATTGGTGTAATGTTCACATGGattagccaaaatgatcattgagatttgcataacacatcactttggtccttaagattgaaaatcaatagaaatggtcctgagattgtccaccatccatcattttggtccttccgcTAAGTGTTCCGAAGCTCTTGgctggaagtttgggcaattttcaaagcttcataactcaatcgtttcttaatcaaattcgacccataatatatcaaaatgaagataggaaagtgtagaacaagattataacATTTAGAAGCCCAATAGTTGCTgaagatggccggaaaataacctcaaagttgactggtccgttggaaaactagaaaactcgccgaaaactgggtaaactttaaatgttcataacttcttcaatactcaacgaaatcgagtgattcaaaaacgaaaatcataatTCTCAACGAGACGAAGATAACGGTACCTTTTTCAACGGCTAACTCTCCATGTTTTGGCtggaaaacggctcgaaagtggctaactcgaaaatagttagccactttcgagccttTTTCCGGCCAAAATACGGTGAATTAGCAATCATGAAAgctaccattctcttcatctcgccgagaagtatgatttttgttttgaatcactcaatttcgttgagtattgaagaagttatgaacgtttaaagtttacccagtttctggcgagttttctagttttcccaCAGATCAGTCACATTTGAGGCTATTTTacggccatctccggcaaccattgggcttccaaatagatataatcttgttctacacttttctatcttcattttgatatattatgggtcgaatttggttaagaaacgactgagttacgaagctttgaaaattgctcaaACTTCTGGCCAAGAGCTCGGGGACACTTCacggagtttttaacagaaggaccaaaatgatggattgtggacaatctcaaggaccaaagtgatgtgttgtacaaatctcaggaaccattttggctatttagccTTTTTCTAATTTTCGTATCAACGTTTCGTGACCCATTCAATACTAGCCTGATCTTAATCTCTTGAAACTTTGGAAATTCATCAATCTCCTTAAACTTTGGAAATTCATCATCCAAAGTTccaaacagagctttgggattcTAACCACTTTGAGGAAATTCGAGCACGGCTCTAGAGATTCCAAAAAAATTGTCTTCCGCAATAAGTCATATTTTGAGTATTGTACACGTAGAAACCGCTCCAAAGCCAGGTAACTATGGTATCCCCTATAGGTTACTTAAGGGAGCTTTGGGGCAAACTAGTAGCCATAACAACTTTAGTGAATGACAAGAATGCAACAATGCTATAGGTAAAGCCAATAGTCAATTGCAGCAACGATTTTTCTTGAGTACCTACAGGCTTTGAGTATCCACTACATGCACTGAGGAGCATAGTTAACCGGATTTGGAT
This region includes:
- the LOC137728070 gene encoding ras-related protein Rab7-like is translated as MPSRRRTLLKVIILGDSGVGKTSLMNQYVNKKFSNQYKATIGADFLTKEVQFEDRLFTLQIWDTAGQERFQSLGVAFYRGADCCVLVYDVNSMKSFDNLNNWREEFLIQASPSDPENFPFVVIGNKIDVDGGNSRVVSEKKARAWCASKGNIPYYETSAKEGINVEEAFQCIATDALKSGEEEEIYLPDTIDVGSSNQPRSSGCEC